The following coding sequences lie in one Carassius carassius chromosome 1, fCarCar2.1, whole genome shotgun sequence genomic window:
- the micall2a gene encoding MICAL-like protein 2a isoform X2, producing the protein MAAIKALQQWCKNQCEGYRDVSISNMSTSFRDGLAFCALIHKFRPDLINFESLSKDNVYYNNHLAFRVAEDHLGIPALLDAEDMVALPVPDRLSILTYVSQYYNYFHGRSPIGGVGGIKRHAEDSKEVPSEKKNLPVVAKNHNLKTNTENRPPQTEMPKNIRDNRPPSLNIQKSAPEKHIVAAPARQTGTGRQKSPGPKCVPAPITPLGARSPQPHRDAEKKTVLVESSNKTGTLKGECAVCGNHVHLVQRHLVDGKLYHRSCFKCSVCYGTLKSGAYKLGSDAGSLVCTIHRHGQNGFKPTVKPFKSSGFTLADLVPKSDSGDQPSSQRYTSVLSAPIKAAPRPMELRPAAQSWTTSAQRTQDARQKFFQSGGSAAEHWPTTRPQSGPSEFCTNQNTRLKMEEKDTTSVLTNGKGNTNNNNALNSDPGAQKQLKIRCTSAEVSSWGQELHGPVATGRSSYQATSTSSAISGMNSKESLCLTAVSKERSRPPSQLLSTAKAKDVQSCDGSTDWRSKPKAAPNGPRLKSPDDAKDILMTSGKNESDHCVTAQNSPTSISNNSSCSINVAPKPRREQQQGPCPSPGSSAPLQPFSPVVLCLGETCDVQGSKPDCSLPSQSSHKPSPPKQPRHGSATSSYVIGSISSTNVLLHETKLPAMKPCYITPDQISKELQDIENKLYDLENEGVELEWRLRVYEEEGHGDLLMDPLMVDWFNLIRKKQSYIRRESELMYIARTQDLEEQQPGVEGELRRLINKPEHVKTLDEKTRETELLNRLMKIVNDRNAIVEGLDEDRRRQEEEDQQLNEMMQRLGLSKFKNKRKSSFSRLFRRRSKKASMG; encoded by the exons aAACTTTGAGTCTCTCTCCAAAGACAATGTGTATTACAACAACCATTTG GCGTTCCGTGTGGCTGAAGATCATCTGGGAATCCCAGCTCTTCTGGATGCAGAGGACATGGTGGCTTTGCCTGTCCCAGACAGACTCAGCATCCTCACATATGTCTCACAATACTATAATTACTTCCACGGACGCTCGCCAA TCGGGGGAGTAGGAGGTATCAAGCGACATGCTGAGGACTCAAAGGAGGTGCCATCAGAGAAGAAGAATCTGCCTGTGGTTGCCAAAAACCACAATCTTAAAACCAATACAGAGAACCGTCCTCCTCAAACTGAAATGCCAAAAAATATCAGAGACAACCGTCCTCCGTCTCTTAACATCCAGAAAAGTGCTCCAGAGAAGCACATTGTAGCTGCTCCAGCTCGGCAGACTGGCACGGGCCGGCAGAAATCTCCAGGGCCGAAATGTGTGCCGGCACCCATCACGCCACTCGGAGCGAGATCTCCACAACCACACAGAGATGCTGAGAAG aaaactGTTTTGGTGGAGAGTTCAAATAAAACTGGTACATTGAAAGGTGAATGTGCGGTATGTGGAAATCATGTACATCTGGTCCAGAGACACCTGGTGGATGGAAAACTCTACCATCGGAGCTGCTTTAA GTGTAGTGTATGCTATGGCACACTGAAATCTGGGGCATATAAACTGGGATCAGATGCTGGCTCACTGGTCTGTACTATTCACCGACATGGCCAAAATGGGTTCAAGCCTACTGTTAAGCCTTTTAAGAGCAGTGGCTTTACGCttgctgatttggtgcccaaATCTGACAGTGGAGATCAGCCATCTTCACAGCGCTACACCTCTGTATTATCTGCCCCCATCAAAGCTGCGCCCCGACCAATGGAGCTCAGACCCGCTGCGCAGTCGTGGACCACTTCTGCTCAGAGGACTCAGGATGCCAGGCAGAAGTTCTTTCAGTCCGGTGGTTCAGCAGCAGAGCATTGGCCCACCACAAGACCGCAGTCAGGCCCCTCAGAGTTCTGCACCAATCAGAACACAAGACTGAAAATGGAGGAGAAAGACACAACCAGTGTCCTGACAAATGGAAAAGGAAACACGAATAACAACAATGCGCTTAATTCTGACCCAGGAGCACAGAAGCA GCTAAAAATCAGATGCACTTCTGCTGAAGTCTCTAGCTGGGGGCAGGAGTTACACGGACCAGTTGCAACAGGAAGGAGCTCATATCAGGCCACTTCAACCAGCTCTGCTATCAGTGGCATGAACTCCAAAGAATCCCTCTGCCTCACTGCCGTCAGCAAGGAGCGCAGCAGACCTCCATCCCAGCTGCTTTCTACTGCCAAAG CCAAAGATGTTCAGAGCTGCGACGGCTCAACTGACTGGAGATCAAAGCCAAAGGCAGCTCCAAATGGACCAAGACTCAA ATCTCCGGATGATGCCAAGGATATCCTGATGACTTCGGGAAAAAACGAAAGTGACCATTGTGTGACCGCCCAAAATTCTCCTACCTCCATATCTAACAACTCTAGTTGCTCCATCAATGTTGCCCCGAAACCAAGAAGGGAACAGCAGCAGG GACCATGTCCATCACCAGGTTCCTCTGCCCCTCTCCAGCCATTCAGTCCTGTTGTCTTATGTTTGGGAGAGACCTGTGACGTGCAGG GTTCTAAACCTGACTGTTCCTTGCCCTCTCAGTCCAGTCACAAACCTTCACCTCCAAAACAACCTCGCCATGGGTCGGCAACGTCAA GTTACGTTATTGGAAGTATTTCATCTACAAATGTCTTGCTGCATGAAACAAAACTGCCTGCT ATGAAGCCTTGCTACATCACACCAGATCAGATCTCAAAAGAGTTGCAGGACATTGAGAACAAGCTGTACGATCTGGAGAACGAAGGGGTGGAGTTGGAGTGGAGGCTTCGCGTTTATGAAGAAG AGGGTCATGGGGACCTGCTGATGGATCCCTTGATGGTGGACTGGTTTAACCTGATTCGGAAAAAACAAAGCTACATACGGAGGGAGTCAGAGTTGATGTACAT AGCAAGAACGCAAGATCTGGAGGAGCAGCAGCCTGGGGTCGAAGGAGAGCTCAGGAGATTGATCAATAAACCAG AACATGTCAAGACTTTAGATGAGAAGACGAGGGAAACCGAGCTGTTGAACAGACTGATGAAGATCGTGAATGACAGGAACGCCATTGTTGAAGGGCTGGACGAGGACAGGAGAAGGCAA GAGGAAGAAGATCAACAGTTGAATGAGATGATGCAAAGACTGG GTCTTTCGAAGTTTAAAAACAAACGAAAGTCGTCCTTCTCGAGGTTATTTAGACGGAGAAGTAAAAAAGCTTCAATGGGATAG
- the micall2a gene encoding MICAL-like protein 2a isoform X1, with translation MAAIKALQQWCKNQCEGYRDVSISNMSTSFRDGLAFCALIHKFRPDLINFESLSKDNVYYNNHLAFRVAEDHLGIPALLDAEDMVALPVPDRLSILTYVSQYYNYFHGRSPIGGVGGIKRHAEDSKEVPSEKKNLPVVAKNHNLKTNTENRPPQTEMPKNIRDNRPPSLNIQKSAPEKHIVAAPARQTGTGRQKSPGPKCVPAPITPLGARSPQPHRDAEKKTVLVESSNKTGTLKGECAVCGNHVHLVQRHLVDGKLYHRSCFKCSVCYGTLKSGAYKLGSDAGSLVCTIHRHGQNGFKPTVKPFKSSGFTLADLVPKSDSGDQPSSQRYTSVLSAPIKAAPRPMELRPAAQSWTTSAQRTQDARQKFFQSGGSAAEHWPTTRPQSGPSEFCTNQNTRLKMEEKDTTSVLTNGKGNTNNNNALNSDPGAQKQLKIRCTSAEVSSWGQELHGPVATGRSSYQATSTSSAISGMNSKESLCLTAVSKERSRPPSQLLSTAKAKDVQSCDGSTDWRSKPKAAPNGPRLKSPDDAKDILMTSGKNESDHCVTAQNSPTSISNNSSCSINVAPKPRREQQQGTCGPCPSPGSSAPLQPFSPVVLCLGETCDVQGSKPDCSLPSQSSHKPSPPKQPRHGSATSSYVIGSISSTNVLLHETKLPAMKPCYITPDQISKELQDIENKLYDLENEGVELEWRLRVYEEEGHGDLLMDPLMVDWFNLIRKKQSYIRRESELMYIARTQDLEEQQPGVEGELRRLINKPEHVKTLDEKTRETELLNRLMKIVNDRNAIVEGLDEDRRRQEEEDQQLNEMMQRLGLSKFKNKRKSSFSRLFRRRSKKASMG, from the exons aAACTTTGAGTCTCTCTCCAAAGACAATGTGTATTACAACAACCATTTG GCGTTCCGTGTGGCTGAAGATCATCTGGGAATCCCAGCTCTTCTGGATGCAGAGGACATGGTGGCTTTGCCTGTCCCAGACAGACTCAGCATCCTCACATATGTCTCACAATACTATAATTACTTCCACGGACGCTCGCCAA TCGGGGGAGTAGGAGGTATCAAGCGACATGCTGAGGACTCAAAGGAGGTGCCATCAGAGAAGAAGAATCTGCCTGTGGTTGCCAAAAACCACAATCTTAAAACCAATACAGAGAACCGTCCTCCTCAAACTGAAATGCCAAAAAATATCAGAGACAACCGTCCTCCGTCTCTTAACATCCAGAAAAGTGCTCCAGAGAAGCACATTGTAGCTGCTCCAGCTCGGCAGACTGGCACGGGCCGGCAGAAATCTCCAGGGCCGAAATGTGTGCCGGCACCCATCACGCCACTCGGAGCGAGATCTCCACAACCACACAGAGATGCTGAGAAG aaaactGTTTTGGTGGAGAGTTCAAATAAAACTGGTACATTGAAAGGTGAATGTGCGGTATGTGGAAATCATGTACATCTGGTCCAGAGACACCTGGTGGATGGAAAACTCTACCATCGGAGCTGCTTTAA GTGTAGTGTATGCTATGGCACACTGAAATCTGGGGCATATAAACTGGGATCAGATGCTGGCTCACTGGTCTGTACTATTCACCGACATGGCCAAAATGGGTTCAAGCCTACTGTTAAGCCTTTTAAGAGCAGTGGCTTTACGCttgctgatttggtgcccaaATCTGACAGTGGAGATCAGCCATCTTCACAGCGCTACACCTCTGTATTATCTGCCCCCATCAAAGCTGCGCCCCGACCAATGGAGCTCAGACCCGCTGCGCAGTCGTGGACCACTTCTGCTCAGAGGACTCAGGATGCCAGGCAGAAGTTCTTTCAGTCCGGTGGTTCAGCAGCAGAGCATTGGCCCACCACAAGACCGCAGTCAGGCCCCTCAGAGTTCTGCACCAATCAGAACACAAGACTGAAAATGGAGGAGAAAGACACAACCAGTGTCCTGACAAATGGAAAAGGAAACACGAATAACAACAATGCGCTTAATTCTGACCCAGGAGCACAGAAGCA GCTAAAAATCAGATGCACTTCTGCTGAAGTCTCTAGCTGGGGGCAGGAGTTACACGGACCAGTTGCAACAGGAAGGAGCTCATATCAGGCCACTTCAACCAGCTCTGCTATCAGTGGCATGAACTCCAAAGAATCCCTCTGCCTCACTGCCGTCAGCAAGGAGCGCAGCAGACCTCCATCCCAGCTGCTTTCTACTGCCAAAG CCAAAGATGTTCAGAGCTGCGACGGCTCAACTGACTGGAGATCAAAGCCAAAGGCAGCTCCAAATGGACCAAGACTCAA ATCTCCGGATGATGCCAAGGATATCCTGATGACTTCGGGAAAAAACGAAAGTGACCATTGTGTGACCGCCCAAAATTCTCCTACCTCCATATCTAACAACTCTAGTTGCTCCATCAATGTTGCCCCGAAACCAAGAAGGGAACAGCAGCAGGGTACCTGTG GACCATGTCCATCACCAGGTTCCTCTGCCCCTCTCCAGCCATTCAGTCCTGTTGTCTTATGTTTGGGAGAGACCTGTGACGTGCAGG GTTCTAAACCTGACTGTTCCTTGCCCTCTCAGTCCAGTCACAAACCTTCACCTCCAAAACAACCTCGCCATGGGTCGGCAACGTCAA GTTACGTTATTGGAAGTATTTCATCTACAAATGTCTTGCTGCATGAAACAAAACTGCCTGCT ATGAAGCCTTGCTACATCACACCAGATCAGATCTCAAAAGAGTTGCAGGACATTGAGAACAAGCTGTACGATCTGGAGAACGAAGGGGTGGAGTTGGAGTGGAGGCTTCGCGTTTATGAAGAAG AGGGTCATGGGGACCTGCTGATGGATCCCTTGATGGTGGACTGGTTTAACCTGATTCGGAAAAAACAAAGCTACATACGGAGGGAGTCAGAGTTGATGTACAT AGCAAGAACGCAAGATCTGGAGGAGCAGCAGCCTGGGGTCGAAGGAGAGCTCAGGAGATTGATCAATAAACCAG AACATGTCAAGACTTTAGATGAGAAGACGAGGGAAACCGAGCTGTTGAACAGACTGATGAAGATCGTGAATGACAGGAACGCCATTGTTGAAGGGCTGGACGAGGACAGGAGAAGGCAA GAGGAAGAAGATCAACAGTTGAATGAGATGATGCAAAGACTGG GTCTTTCGAAGTTTAAAAACAAACGAAAGTCGTCCTTCTCGAGGTTATTTAGACGGAGAAGTAAAAAAGCTTCAATGGGATAG